In Gossypium arboreum isolate Shixiya-1 chromosome 6, ASM2569848v2, whole genome shotgun sequence, the following are encoded in one genomic region:
- the LOC108484205 gene encoding WAT1-related protein At4g08300-like translates to MGDQMPCAALSNVWNKVKPFLAIISLQFGYAGMYIISLVSLKHGMSNFILCTYRHVVATIIIAPFAFVLERKIRPKMTLPIFLRIVVLGLLEPVLDQNLYYLGMMKTTATYSSAFVNMLPAVTFILAMIFRLEKINLKKIYSVAKIIGTAITVIGAMVMTLYKGPIVDFIKSGGVAHHGTTTESADKHWVTGTIMLLASILSWSSYFILQSFTLKMYPAELSLTAWICLMGTIENAVASLIMVRGISAWKLGWDSRLLAASYSGIVCSGIAYYVQGVVIRERGPVFLTSFSPLCMIITAALGTFVLSEQVHLGSILGAIIIVSGLYTVVWGKSKDGKSPESDEKSKGLQELPITNNAKSINVDESIDGDAKIVKIPASHRPFST, encoded by the exons ATGGGAGACCAAATGCCATGTGCAGCTTTGTCTAATGTATGGAACAAAGTGAAACCATTCTTGGCAATCATCTCCCTGCAATTTGGATATGCAGGGATGTATATCATCTCCTTGGTTTCTTTAAAGCATGGAATGAGTAATTTCATCCTTTGTACCTATCGTCATGTTGTTGCCACCATTATCATTGCTCCCTTTGCCTTTGTTCTCGAAAG GAAAATCCGGCCAAAGATGACCCTTCCTATCTTCCTCAGGATTGTGGTTCTTGGTTTGCTCGA ACCAGTACTTGACCAGAACTTATACTATCTGGGAATGATGAAGACAACTGCAACATATTCATCGGCTTTCGTCAACATGCTTCCTGCTGTTACTTTCATATTGGCAATGATTTTTAG GTTAGAGAAGATCAATTTGAAAAAGATATACAGTGTAGCAAAGATCATTGGAACAGCAATCACTGTGATAGGGGCAATGGTGATGACTTTGTACAAAGGTCCAATTGTTGATTTCATCAAATCAGGAGGCGTGGCACACCATGGCACCACCACTGAATCTGCAGACAAACACTGGGTTACTGGCACCATAATGCTTCTAGCAAGTATCTTAAGCTGGTCAAGTTACTTTATTTTGCAA TCCTTCACGTTGAAGATGTACCCAGCCGAGCTCTCTCTTACAGCTTGGATATGCTTGATGGGAACGATCGAAAATGCAGTAGCGTCCCTTATCATGGTCCGGGGTATAAGTGCTTGGAAACTAGGTTGGGATTCAAGGCTCCTTGCTGCGTCTTACTCT GGAATAGTTTGCTCTGGGATTGCGTATTACGTGCAAGGAGTGGTGATCCGGGAACGAGGACCGGTGTTCCTTACGTCATTCAGCCCTCTCTGCATGATAATCACTGCTGCTCTCGGTACCTTTGTTTTATCAGAACAAGTCCACCTTGGAAG CATTCTTGGAGCCATTATCATAGTCTCAGGGCTTTACACTGTGGTGTGGGGTAAAAGCAAAGATGGGAAAAGCCCAGAAAGTGATGAGAAAAGCAAAGGCCTGCAAGAATTGCCAATCACAAACAATGCTAAATCAATCAATGTTGATGAGAGCATTGATGGAGATGCCAAAATTGTTAAGATTCCAGCTTCACACAGACCCTTTAGCACTTAA